In Plasmodium brasilianum strain Bolivian I chromosome 1, whole genome shotgun sequence, a single genomic region encodes these proteins:
- a CDS encoding hypothetical protein (conserved Plasmodium protein) codes for MQILKFLGEKKKKKKKERKGKEKNKTKGKEKNKTKGKEKNKTKEKEKNKTKGKEKNKTKEKEKNKTKGKEKNKTKEKEKNKTKGKEKNKTKEKEKNKTKGKEKNKTKEKEKNKTKGKEKNKTKGKEKNKTKGKEINKTKGKEKNKKKIKKKFPFFSSIFSKIASRKSSKEEIKEIKEKNVKDIKDVKDVKDVKDVKHEFFKSYFNTISLSLGYIINTFLYYFFILIFNEIIDKFIYILSKVTEYDYRNSMATASIKYTIILFIWFRYCTAGYDGDPFFHLLKNKFNFINRKEALVTIASNIVGTLLYLSVIKALGKGSSNTPLSKKIIELIHEHKIEKNRSFMTSFVYPHMPGFLRKFFMNMLIITCPYHNMGNKYYDKLFLNNMDLYSSIIMDTYINESDATNCYKNIKQEILQKNMKSNGMVDLSLITNECINDSSLNNNYLGKNFQKFFDIYISTGEDKKNPLKIISLLLTQYAQSCSGRSYCA; via the exons ATGCAGATCCTCAAA tttttgggtgaaaaaaaaaaaaaaaaaaaaaaggaaaggaaaggaaaggagaaaaataaaacaaaaggaaaggagaaaaataaaacaaaaggaaaggagaaaaataaaacaaaagaaaaggagaaaaataaaacaaaaggaaaggagaaaaataaaacaaaagaaaaggagaaaaataaaacaaaaggaaaggagaaaaataaaacaaaagaaaaggagaaaaataaaacaaaaggaaaggagaaaaataaaacaaaagaaaaggagaaaaataaaacaaaaggaaaggagaaaaataaaacaaaagaaaaggagaaaaataaaacaaaaggaaaggagaaaaataaaacaaaaggaaaggagaaaaataaaacaaaaggaaaggagataaataaaacaaaaggaaaggaaaaaaataaaaaaaaaataaaaaagaaatttcctttcttttcttccATATTTTCC aAAATTGCAAGTCGAAAAAGTTCaaaggaagaaataaaagaaataaaagaaaaaaatgtaaaggaTATAAAGGATGTAAAGGATGTAAAGGATGTAAAGGATGTAAAACATGAGTTTTTTAAGAGTTATTTTAACACCATATCTTTGTCCTTAggttatattataaacacatttttatattatttttttattcttatttttaatgaaatcattgataagtttatatatatcttatccAAAGTGACTGAATATGATTACAGAAATAGTATGGCCACAGCTTCAATTAAGTATACTATTATCCTATTCATATGGTTTCGCTACTGTACGGCGGGGTATGATGGAGATCCCTTTTTCCACCTCCTCAAGaacaaatttaattttataaatagaa AAGAGGCACTAGTAACAATAGCGTCCAACATAGTTGGTACATTGCTGTATCTGTCGGTGATAAAAGCTTTGGGAAAGGGGAGTAGCAACACTCCGTTAAGCAAAAAGATAATTGAACTAATTCATGAGCACAAAATTGAAAAGAACAGATCGTTTATGACATCATTTGTGTATCCTCATATGCCCGGATTTTTAAGAAagttttttatgaacatgttAATAATTACCTGTCCATATCATAACATGgggaataaatattatgataaacTTTTTTTGAACAATATGGATTTGTATTCATCTATTATAATGGacacatacataaatgagt CCGATGCTACGAACTgttataaaaacattaaacaagaaattttacaaaaaaatatgaaatccAATGGAATGGTTGATTTATCACTTATAACAAATGAGTGCATTAACGATAGTTCTTTAAACAATAATTATCTtggaaaaaattttcaaaaatttttcgacatatacataagtacagGGGAAGACAAGAAAAATC cacttaaaattatttctttattattaacgCAATATGCACAGAGTTGTAGTGGCAGGAGTTACTGTGCTTAG
- a CDS encoding proteasome subunit alpha type-6 — MVRQSQSMYDRHLTIFSPDGNLYQIEYAIKAVKNTNITSIGVKGENCAVIISQKKMATQYISQDKLLDYNNITNIYNITDEIGCSMVGMPGDCLSMVYKARLEASEFLYINGYNVNVETLCRNICDKIQVYTQHAYMRLHACSGIIIGMDEESKPGLFKFDPSGFCAGYRACVIGNKEQESISILERLLEKRKKKIQQETLEEDIQNTIVLAIEALQTILAFDLKANEIEMAIVSKKNPNFTQISEKEIDNYLTYIAERD; from the exons ATGGTTAGGCAATCGCAGAGCATGTATGACAGGCACTTGACCATCTTTTCGCCCGATGGGAATCTCTACCAAATAG AGTACGCTATAAAGGCCGTCAAGAATACCAACATAACATCGATAGGTGTAAAAGGAGAAAACTGTGCTGTCATAatttctcaaaaaaaaatggcaaCTCAATATATTTCCCAAGATAAGTTATtggattataataatataacaaacatatataatataacagaTGAAATAGGTTGTTCAATGGTAGGTATGCCAGGAGATTGTTTAAGCATGGTTTATAAAGCCAGACTAGAAGCTTCcgaatttttatatattaatggaTATAATGTGAATGTAGAAACGTTGTGTAGGAACATTTGTGACAAAATTCAAGTTTATACGCAACACGCGTATATGAGATTACACGCTTGCA GCGGAATTATCATTGGTATGGATGAAGAGAGCAAACCAGGGCTTTTCAAATTCGATCCCTCAGGATTTTGCGCGGGTTATCGAGCATGTGTAATCGGCAATAAAGAACAAGAAAGTATTAGCATTTTAGAGagattattagaaaaaagaaaaaaaaaaattcaacaAGAAACATTAGAAGAAGATATACAAAATACTATTGTACTGGCTATTGAAGCTTTACAAACTATTCTTGCATTTGATTTAAAGGCAAATGAAATTGAAATGGCTATAGTGTCTAAGAAAAACCCCAATTTTACACAAATCagtgaaaaagaaatagataattatttaacatatattgcGGAGCGGGATTGa
- a CDS encoding YEATS domain-containing protein has protein sequence MCWLFLRHIFLLTRGKEIEACGVENRMQNVKLVRPVVVGTYAFLLSQQEKRKYGNMTHKWTCLLRCPNSSDLSLFVNKVIFELDPSFIYPKRVYTQPPYEVNEIGWGEFYLTVKIYFADSTQPPVNIVHFVKLNTEAEVTSPPCVVNETYEEIIFRNPTVSLYNKIVQSNNTKTAPHKFQEHFIKYNFKEDLYTKKYLQFQSTVQEEICDLMSEAAQLSKDINEVQQKYFSMKADMGVSSDEN, from the exons ATGTGTTGGCTGTTTTTGAGGCACATATTCCTTCTTACTAGGGGGAAAGAAATAGAGGCATGTGGCG tgGAAAATCGGATGCAAAATGTGAAGTTGGTAAGGCCTGTAGTTGTTGGGACTTATGCCTTTTTACTATCGCAGCAG gagaaaagaaaatatggtAATATGACTCATAAATGGACTTGTTTGCTGCGATGCCCTAACTCGTCCGACCTTTCCTTGTTTGTGAATAAAGTTATCTTTGAATTGGATCCTTCTTTTATTTACCCTAAGAGAG TTTACACACAGCCCCCTTACGAAGTTAACGAAATTGGGTGGGGGGAATTTTACTTGAcagtaaaaatttattttgccGATTCGACTCAACCGCCTGTCAACATTGTGCATTTTGTGAAG CTGAACACAGAAGCCGAAGTGACGAGTCCCCCCTGCGTAGTCAACGAG ACATACGaggaaattatttttaggaATCCCACTGTAAGCTTGTACAACAAAATTGTACAGAGTAACAACACGAAAACCGCACCCCATAAATTCCAAGAACATT ttattaaatataactttAAGGAAGACCTGTACACAAAAAAGTATCTTCAATTTCAGTCGACAGTGCAAGAGGAAATATGCGATCTCATGTCGGAAGCAGCTCAGTTATCAAAGGAC ATTAACGAAGTccaacaaaaatatttttcaa tGAAAGCCGATATGGGGGTTAGCAGCGACGAAAATTAG
- a CDS encoding DNA helicase PSH3, protein MISCARPIGSLNDLFDEDEKKEQEEKIYFNELNVPIEIINRLAELGVMYPSQIQSLTLKKAFNKNNMIIQSKNGTEQIQKCKNIMSEKSGDTSDKQTDRNSVEAYPNEKNHFHQNFNVFHFSLCFYGVILVPTRELCVQLYDNMNKICNYLIFEEKDSKDNHSDKINWYNNKPSTLSSSIEGEQMQIDIKTNNEFFKIKSIILYGGTNVFENIINMFTFLPNIIISTPGRLKHVLSIFAKLRMHIKNEYYSDKNVNEYFEISYLNILNVLLKKLIIDEMDALLEDQFHEQMKIILKCLITPRTQVLCYSSTYLEYAISSFVKNVDAYDHSYLSRISTIRVEQPQEMPAKNTYTEKDYITNDFSNNAHHISDTCPVCINDTEGGGSAVRGDQEEKILQKCEKGCEQNCAEKYEQNCLNTEVQNVCANFAPTGAEKKADIVITATSEKGRYAKDSPKIRKADICEYDSSNVICASNDVRSKCICSPTHIAKRSNKKIKKKKKKKKKKNKNKNNYNKMSSGLENLEKILQDESILNKKGVIQYVIRKLIKEKQKIPIYAKRKREFEFIQACTSVIIHSKRRREKGKRKYTTVKETENKEMTEPFMENATSVGMKNVEKSDEGDKSLHPIVDIENEKFFQVFKSSKDNPSEQLDSPVLLNIKHCFITINNENLNKKEELKYKMKVLLKIIKEIKFNQCFLFINNTYEGIQITKMLNKYNISSYYTSSRIEHNERIELFKNFRNNQLKIVVCTDVMSRGIDNIVCDLVINFDIPQSKETYIHRSGRCGRYGKKGLCISLCNYSDYNYLYYFKYQLKLHVHDFHYICNSLKNMEETQKSCSSYVDRADGCEEVVKCKEDEKDGTVCYSDGLVPACRSSGNIFCEGTNRWSIEEDHAGESYLHNGEATMTVVSGVGYSETKAVNEQEAKEVGREMVQGGYSPSNILISKSSEEDMGKETQEYWQNKYKNKMRRSIKIFIKGFYAKDVNIIERKDKNTSGVYLKIYFKKLVTKLKIVKDQVTFYFLLPNDNINFFENISIIPHESSLIIYFHFYKKIKIYYRNFYRLHVLNMKKKRKYYESNFCLFFFCNSNNYLVLKLFYTLLFFFKYYKYPLKEQIAPILLHVQAKKNKKAEKKTRGGRRNKWNSLAKVNSRRKYNYASDSFLLLNQMQKKRNRRRGYETDGLDENISSLMQEKELKGRRTLDEAHSPPSHHLPNNSNDKLHHLSGKSLNILNCSDFPIDILDYNMLAKKEDIKINTLLLENVLNSSCVNTYEKNMLRKFSDKCKEIYCKNDDQEIVKNMNNIISLQIFLNWNINENANALKSIFLQNHVQLHADN, encoded by the exons ATGATCAGCTGCGCGCGCCCCATCGGGAGCTTGAACGATCTGTTTGACGAAGACGAAAAGAAGGaacaagaagaaaaaatatatttcaacgAATTGAATGTTCCTATAGAAATAATTAATCGTTTAGCAGAATTAGGTGTTATGTACCCATCTCAAATACAATCCTTAACATTGAAAAAggcatttaataaaaataatatgatcATTCAGTCTAAAAATGGTACAG AACAAATTcagaaatgtaaaaatataatgagtGAAAAGAGTGGAGATACATCCGATAAACAAACGGATAGGAATTCTGTAGAGGCATATCCTAAtgaaaaaaatcattttcatcaaaatttcaatgtttttcatttttctttatgcTTCTACGGTGTGATACTTGTTCCTACGCGTGAACTATGTGTGCAACTTTatgataatatgaataaaatttgtaattatttaatatttgagGAAAAGGATTCTAAGGACAATCATTCAGACAAAATAAATtggtataataataaacccTCTACTCTTAGCAGCTCAATTGAAGGAGAACAAATGCAAATTGATATAAAAACGAATAAtgagttttttaaaataaagtctataatattatatgggGGAACTAAcgtttttgaaaatataataaatatgtttacatttttaccAAACATTATTATATCCACACCTGGACGATTAAAACATGTTTTGAGTATATTTGCAAAATTAAGAATgcacataaaaaatgaatattactCTGATAAGAATGTTAATGAATATTTCgaaatttcttatttaaatattctgaacgttttacttaaaaaattaattattgaTGAAATGGATGCATTACTAGAAGATCAATTCCACGAACAAATGAAAATCATTCTCAAATGTTTAATAACTCCTCGAACACAAGTCCTGTGCTACAGCTCTACTTATCTTGAGTATGCAATAAGCTCCTTTGTTAAAAATGTAGACGCATATGATCATAGTTACCTATCCAGGATCAGTACCATCCGGGTGGAACAGCCACAGGAGATGCCTGCAAAGAATACGTATACAGAAAAGGATTACATAACTAATGATTTCTCGAACAATGCTCACCATATAAGTGATACATGTCCAGTGTGCATCAATGATACCGAAGGAGGAGGAAGCGCCGTTCGGGGGGATCAAGAGGAGAAAATATTGCAGAAATGCGAAAAAGGGTGTGAACAAAATTGCGCAGAAAAGTATGAACAGAATTGCTTAAATACGGAGGTGCAAAACGTGTGTGCAAATTTTGCGCCTACTGGGGCTGAAAAAAAAGCTGATATTGTTATAACAGCAACTAGCGAAAAGGGAAGATATGCAAAGGATAGTCCGAAAATCCGAAAAGCAGACATATGTGAATACGACAGTAGCAACGTCATATGTGCGAGTAATGACGTAAGGAGCAAATGCATTTGTAGCCCCACACATATTGCGAAACGgagcaataaaaaaataaaaaaaaaaaagaaaaaaaaaaaaaagaaaaataaaaataaaaataactacAATAAAATGTCGAGTGGTTTAGAAAActtggaaaaaatattgcaaGATGAAAGTATTTTAAACAAGAAGGGAGTCATTCAGTATGTTATAAGAAAGCTAattaaggaaaaacaaaagataCCCATTTATGCTAAAAGAAAGAGAGAATTTGAGTTTATTCAAGCATGTACATCTGTCATTATTCACTCCAAAAGAAGAAGAGAAAAGGGTAAGAGGAAGTACACCACTGTCAAAGAAACTGAAAATAAGGAAATGACTGAGCCTTTTATGGAGAATGCTACCTCGGTAGGTATGAAAAATGTGGAAAAATCAGATGAAGGAGACAAGAGCTTACATCCAATTGTAGACatagaaaatgaaaagtttTTCCAAGTGTTTAAATCAAGTAAGGACAACCCGAGTGAACAATTAGATTCACCCGTTCTGCTGAACATAAAGCATTGttttattacaataaataatgaaaatttgaataaaaaagaggaattaaaatataaaatgaaagtattattaaaaataattaaagagataaaatttaatcaatgctttttatttataaacaaCACATATGAGGGTATacaaattacaaaaatgttAAACAAGTATAACATTTCGTCTTATTATACTAGTTCAAGAATTGAACACAATGAAAGAATTGaacttttcaaaaattttagaaataatcaattaaaaatagttGTATGTACGGATGTAATGAGTAGAGGAATAGACAACATTGTATGTGACTTGGTTATAAATTTCGATATTCCACAAAGTAAAGAAACGTATATTCATAGGTCAGGCAGATGTGGTAGATATGGGAAAAAAGGTCTGTGCATAAGTTTATGTAATTATTCTGActacaattatttatattattttaaatatcagCTAAAATTACATGTTCAtgattttcattatatttgcAACTCATTAAAGAATATGGAAGAAACTCAGAAAAGTTGTAGCTCATATGTGGACAGAGCAGATGGATGTGAGGAAGTAGTAAAATGCAAAGAAGATGAAAAAGATGGTACAGTTTGTTACTCGGATGGTCTTGTCCCTGCATGTAGGAGTAGTGGAAATATCTTTTGTGAGGGTACAAACAGGTGGTCCATTGAAGAGGACCATGCAGGAGAGAGTTACTTACATAACGGGGAAGCAACTATGACGGTAGTTAGCGGAGTGGGCTATTCAGAAACAAAAGCAGTGAATGAGCAAGAAGCCAAAGAAGTGGGTAGGGAAATGGTTCAAGGAGGGTATTCCCCAAGCAACATCCTTATCTCTAAATCGTCTGAAGAGGATATGGGGAAGGAAACCCAAGAATATtggcaaaataaatataaaaataagatgaGAAGGtccattaaaattttcataaaaggTTTTTATGCAAAAGACGTAAACATAATTGAAAGGAAAGATAAGAACACTAGTGgcgtttatttaaaaatatattttaaaaagctagtaacaaaattaaaaattgtaaaagaCCAagtaacattttattttttattaccaaatgacaatataaatttttttgaaaatattagtaTAATTCCACATGAGTCTAgcttaattatatatttccatttttataaaaaaataaaaatatattacaggAACTTTTACCGATTAcatgttttaaatatgaaaaaaaaaaggaaatattatgaatcaaatttttgcttattctttttttgcaACTCAAATAATTACCTAgttttaaaacttttttatactttgctttttttttttaaatattataaatatccACTTAAAGAGCAAATTGCACCTATTTTATTGCATGTtcaggcaaaaaaaaataaaaaggcaGAGAAGAAGACGCGAGGGGGGAGGCGCAACAAATGGAATTCATTGGCAAAGGTCAACTCGAGGAGGAAGTACAATTATGCTTCGGATAGcttcttattattaaatcaaatgcagaaaaaaaggaacaggCGAAGAGGGTACGAAACGGATGGATTGgatgaaaatatttcaagTCTTATGCaggaaaaagaattaaaaggAAGAAGAACTCTTGATGAAGCACATTCCCCTCCTTCTCATCATCTTCCAAACAACAGCAATGACAAATTGCATCATTTGAGTGGCAAATCACTTAACATATTAAATTGTAGTGACTTCCCAATTGACATTTTGGACTATAATATGCTAGCCAAAAAGGAagacataaaaattaatacctTATTATTGGAAAATGTTCTGAACAGTTCATGTGTTaatacatatgaaaaaaatatgttaaggAAATTTTCTGACAAATGTAAAGAAATATACTGTAAAAATGATGATCAGGAAAtagttaaaaatatgaacaatataATATCACTACAAATTTTCCTCAATTggaatattaatgaaaatgcaAATGCGCTCAAGAgcatttttttgcaaaatcaTGTACAGTTGCACGCTGACAATTGA